The following DNA comes from Mesorhizobium sp. B2-1-8.
CGGTGCCGAAATCGTCGAGCGAGACGCGGATGCCGACGCGCCGCAGATCCTCGACGATCTGCGCGGCCGAGGCCGGGTCGTTCATCAGGCCGGTTTCGGTGATCTCGACCTCCAGCCGGCGCGGATCGAAGCCGGTGCGGTCGAGGATCGCCAGTATGTGCAGGCCGGTGTTCTGGTCGACGAGTTGCGAGGGCGACAGGTTGAAGGACAGGAACAGGTCCTTCGGCCAGCTCCTGGCGGCTTCGGTCGCCTTGCGCAGCACCAGCTGCGACAGCGGGCCGATGATGCCGCGCTCCTCGGCGATGGGGATGAAGACGGTCGGCGGCACCGCGCCGAGGTCGCGGTCGGTCCAGCGCGCCAGCGTCTCGAAGCCGATGGTGCGGCGCGTGGTGAGATCGACGATCGGCTGGAAATGCGGCTCCACCTCGCCGGCGGAGACGGCGCGGCGCAGCGCCTGCTCGATGCGGGTGACGCGTTTGGCGGCCTCTTCCATCTCACGGGTGTAGACGACGACGCGGCCGCGGCCGGAACGCTTGGCATGGTAAAGCGCCGTTTCGGCCTTGTTGATGAGAATCTCGGTGGTCTCGTCGCCGGAATAGAACAGCGAGCAGCCGACCGAGGCCGAGAGCCTGGCGGTGCGCTCGCCGACATCGTAAGGCGCCGACAGGATCTCGATCAGCATGCGGGATTTTTCCGCCGCCGCCTCCTCCGAGAACACCAGGGGGTAGAGGAAGGCGAATTCGTCGGCGCCGATGCGGCAGACGGTCGAATGGCCGTCCATCGAGGCGCGCAGCCGCATCGCGACCTGGATCAGGATGTCGTCGCCGGCCTTGTGGCCGAACAGGT
Coding sequences within:
- a CDS encoding putative bifunctional diguanylate cyclase/phosphodiesterase; this translates as MQTPFGTGQANRESTDLAFTDPLTGLGNHRRFFDKVDRLISDRADDPAPFTVGILDLDGFKPINDLFGHKAGDDILIQVAMRLRASMDGHSTVCRIGADEFAFLYPLVFSEEAAAEKSRMLIEILSAPYDVGERTARLSASVGCSLFYSGDETTEILINKAETALYHAKRSGRGRVVVYTREMEEAAKRVTRIEQALRRAVSAGEVEPHFQPIVDLTTRRTIGFETLARWTDRDLGAVPPTVFIPIAEERGIIGPLSQLVLRKATEAARSWPKDLFLSFNLSPSQLVDQNTGLHILAILDRTGFDPRRLEVEITETGLMNDPASAAQIVEDLRRVGIRVSLDDFGTGQSSLGRLREFHFDKLKIDRAFVSSILDDRPSEHIIRAILAMCEGLGMDVVAEGIEEEAQADRLVQFGCAGGQGYLFGKPADADATLGYLRDSFRGALRAKAI